The proteins below are encoded in one region of Brevundimonas fontaquae:
- a CDS encoding DUF2793 domain-containing protein has translation MSDDFSARLNLPYLAAGQMQKHVTLNTALTRLDALLQTAVVSRTTVIQPADASDGDLYILPQEAEGAAWAGRPAGTLMRFEGGGWTAVTTPDGMIAGVLDEGVVVVRADGGWIALGQRLGEVQGLTRLGLGTTADDANPLAAKINAALFTARGEAEGGDGDLRLTLNKTTAGDVLSLLFESGYAARAELGLIGDDDLSLKACDDAGIWRSVWRVDRATGRIAFDQGAIRRDTTLFTSDDDYALPAWARWVEATCVGGGGGGGEGLAGPPGASRLGGGGGGAGGLSFGRWSAEDLDGVLTITVGAGGIGGVSGGDSEVATGDAVLLRATGGAAGGSGVGGAGGIGQRLANPGGNSSTTATAAGAETVCADGPGGGGAGGGLSAADAAYAGGVGGVGGWSGLQAPGGVTGGAGQASPKPLLSIVGGGGGGGDASASGAGGPGGSGALFGAGGGGGGAGLTFGGQGGSGASGAVLITVVG, from the coding sequence ATGAGCGACGATTTCAGCGCGCGTCTTAACCTGCCCTATCTGGCGGCGGGGCAGATGCAGAAGCATGTGACCCTGAATACGGCCCTGACCCGGCTGGACGCCCTGTTGCAGACGGCGGTGGTCAGTCGCACGACGGTCATCCAGCCGGCCGATGCGTCGGATGGCGATCTCTATATCCTGCCGCAAGAGGCCGAAGGCGCAGCCTGGGCCGGGCGGCCGGCCGGAACCCTGATGCGGTTCGAAGGCGGCGGCTGGACCGCCGTGACCACGCCGGACGGCATGATCGCCGGCGTTCTGGACGAAGGCGTCGTGGTGGTGCGGGCCGATGGGGGTTGGATCGCGCTGGGGCAGCGACTGGGCGAGGTGCAGGGCCTAACGCGGCTGGGTCTCGGGACGACCGCCGACGATGCCAATCCCCTGGCGGCCAAGATCAACGCCGCCCTGTTCACGGCGCGAGGCGAGGCGGAAGGCGGCGACGGCGACCTGCGCCTGACGCTGAACAAGACGACGGCGGGCGATGTCCTGTCGTTGCTGTTTGAGAGCGGCTACGCCGCCCGCGCAGAGCTGGGTCTGATCGGCGACGACGACCTGAGCCTCAAGGCCTGCGACGACGCCGGGATATGGCGGTCGGTGTGGCGCGTGGATCGCGCGACGGGACGTATCGCCTTCGATCAGGGCGCGATCCGGCGCGACACAACGCTGTTCACCAGCGATGACGACTATGCCCTGCCGGCCTGGGCGCGCTGGGTCGAGGCGACCTGCGTGGGCGGTGGTGGCGGTGGGGGCGAAGGGCTGGCAGGCCCGCCTGGCGCGTCGCGCCTGGGCGGCGGCGGAGGCGGCGCCGGTGGACTGAGCTTCGGGCGATGGTCGGCTGAAGATCTGGACGGCGTCCTGACGATCACGGTCGGCGCCGGCGGGATCGGCGGCGTTTCTGGCGGCGATAGTGAGGTCGCGACGGGTGACGCGGTCCTGTTGCGCGCGACGGGCGGGGCCGCAGGCGGCTCGGGCGTCGGTGGAGCAGGCGGTATCGGCCAACGGCTCGCCAATCCCGGGGGGAACTCTTCGACAACCGCAACGGCGGCGGGCGCGGAAACCGTCTGCGCGGACGGGCCGGGCGGAGGTGGCGCAGGCGGTGGTCTGAGCGCGGCAGATGCCGCCTATGCCGGAGGCGTGGGCGGCGTGGGCGGCTGGTCGGGCCTTCAGGCGCCAGGCGGCGTCACGGGTGGTGCGGGACAGGCCTCGCCCAAGCCGCTGTTGTCGATCGTCGGCGGCGGCGGCGGGGGCGGCGACGCATCAGCGAGCGGAGCGGGCGGTCCCGGCGGCTCAGGCGCGCTGTTCGGAGCCGGGGGCGGGGGAGGCGGCGCTGGCCTGACCTTCGGTGGCCAGGGCGGATCGGGCGCTTCGGGCGCGGTTCTTATCACGGTCGTCGGATGA
- a CDS encoding flagellin: MTTSIHTNTSAMIALQNLNRTNDQLASTQSRVNTGLKVQGAKDNAAVWAVAQGQRADQGSLEAVTTSLKRATSIADVSLAAGEQISDILLELKQKATSAADPSQSAASRASYNQEFQALLGSIQSFADNAIFDGANILDGAATTDLTFLASADGKETIAVKRQNMSLAGLGLAANSYDSDKSTAAIDAWTNNAGTPEDETLLNAAPDLLTQEKAQFALRRVNDAIAVASSRLSELGAQAKQIERHTTYVGKLSDSLEAGIGNLVDADLAKESARLQALQVQQQLGVQALSIANQAPQIILSLFKG, encoded by the coding sequence ATGACCACCAGCATCCACACCAACACCTCGGCGATGATCGCCCTGCAGAATCTGAATCGCACCAACGACCAGTTGGCGTCGACCCAGAGCCGCGTGAATACTGGCCTGAAGGTTCAGGGCGCCAAGGACAACGCGGCCGTCTGGGCGGTGGCCCAGGGCCAGCGTGCGGATCAAGGGTCGTTGGAGGCGGTGACCACCAGCCTCAAACGCGCGACCTCGATCGCCGACGTATCGCTGGCTGCCGGCGAGCAGATTTCGGATATCCTGCTGGAGCTGAAGCAAAAGGCGACGTCTGCCGCGGATCCCAGCCAAAGCGCAGCCTCGCGGGCGTCCTATAACCAGGAATTCCAAGCGCTTCTTGGCTCGATCCAGTCTTTCGCGGACAACGCAATCTTCGACGGCGCCAACATCCTGGACGGGGCCGCGACAACCGACCTGACCTTCCTGGCGAGCGCGGATGGCAAGGAGACCATCGCGGTCAAGCGCCAGAATATGTCTCTGGCGGGCCTGGGCCTTGCCGCCAACTCATACGACTCGGACAAGTCGACCGCAGCGATCGACGCATGGACGAACAATGCAGGCACGCCGGAGGACGAGACGCTGCTGAACGCTGCGCCGGATCTGCTGACGCAGGAAAAGGCGCAGTTCGCTCTGCGACGCGTCAACGACGCCATCGCGGTCGCCAGCTCCCGCTTGTCGGAGCTGGGCGCCCAGGCCAAGCAGATCGAACGACATACGACCTATGTCGGAAAGCTGTCCGACTCGCTGGAGGCCGGCATCGGCAATCTGGTGGATGCGGATTTGGCCAAGGAGAGCGCGCGCCTTCAGGCCTTGCAGGTTCAGCAGCAACTCGGCGTTCAGGCCTTGTCGATCGCCAACCAGGCGCCGCAGATCATCCTGTCGCTGTTCAAGGGCTGA
- a CDS encoding CoA pyrophosphatase produces the protein MSLETLKARLVDRLAPVETWRPELVAARSDFDLNPQATRTAKELRPAAVLIPIVARPEGATVLLTRRADTLARHTGQIAFPGGRLDPGETAVQAALREADEEVALDPAAVEVLGLSDAYETGTGFLVTPVIGWLREAPVTTPSPDEVAEVFETPWDFLMDAANHRRDFYDLDEGLRRWFWAMPWGERYIWGVTAGILKALHVRLYGDEAAPEAAADEDAA, from the coding sequence GTGAGCCTGGAGACCTTGAAGGCCCGGCTGGTCGATCGGCTGGCGCCGGTCGAGACGTGGCGGCCTGAACTGGTCGCGGCGCGGTCAGACTTCGACCTGAACCCTCAAGCGACACGGACAGCCAAGGAGCTTCGGCCGGCGGCGGTGCTGATCCCCATCGTGGCGCGGCCCGAGGGGGCGACCGTGCTGCTGACGCGGCGCGCGGACACCCTGGCGCGGCATACGGGGCAAATCGCATTCCCGGGCGGTCGGCTGGATCCCGGCGAGACCGCAGTTCAGGCGGCGCTGCGTGAGGCTGACGAGGAGGTGGCGCTGGACCCAGCGGCGGTCGAGGTGCTGGGCCTGTCGGACGCCTATGAGACGGGAACGGGGTTTCTGGTGACGCCGGTGATCGGCTGGCTGCGCGAGGCGCCGGTCACGACACCGTCGCCGGACGAGGTCGCCGAGGTGTTCGAGACGCCGTGGGACTTTCTGATGGACGCCGCCAACCATCGTCGCGACTTCTACGATCTGGACGAGGGCTTGCGGCGCTGGTTCTGGGCCATGCCCTGGGGCGAGCGCTACATCTGGGGCGTGACGGCGGGGATTCTGAAGGCTCTGCACGTGCGGCTTTATGGCGACGAGGCTGCGCCAGAAGCGGCGGCCGACGAGGACGCGGCATGA
- a CDS encoding M15 family metallopeptidase yields MSFRLSSRSRARLVGVHPALIAVVEAAIARTAVDFMITEGLRTAERQAALVKAGASRTTRSRHLTGHAVDVAALVEGQMRWDWPLYGRIAEAFKAAARDLKTPLIWGGDWKTLRDGPHFELDRKAFP; encoded by the coding sequence ATGAGCTTTCGTCTGTCCAGCCGGTCGCGGGCAAGGCTCGTCGGCGTGCATCCGGCCCTGATCGCGGTGGTTGAGGCGGCCATCGCCCGCACGGCCGTGGACTTCATGATCACCGAGGGACTGCGCACGGCCGAACGTCAGGCCGCCCTGGTCAAGGCCGGCGCCAGCCGCACGACGCGCTCGCGCCATCTGACGGGCCATGCCGTCGATGTCGCCGCCCTGGTCGAAGGGCAGATGCGCTGGGACTGGCCGCTGTATGGCCGGATCGCCGAGGCGTTCAAGGCGGCGGCGCGGGATCTCAAGACGCCGCTGATCTGGGGCGGGGACTGGAAGACGCTGCGGGACGGTCCGCATTTCGAGCTGGATCGAAAGGCCTTTCCATGA
- a CDS encoding flagellin, with the protein MATSINTNYGAAVALQNLNATNAMLERTQNRVSTGLKVGSAKDSGAIYAIATGQRANMGAMDSVRASLQRGQSIVDVSLAAGDTVTAALEEMKGLAVSIAGSTGATQTSYLTEFRALGAEITSALAGASFDGVNLWTNAAATNVIKDVSGGTTSVGFTVAGGMAGDTAITTITDQSIAAGAATTAAVDAAIAKVTDALSTLGTQSKSVSRQVTFLNKLQDATEAGIGNLVDADLAKESAKLTALQTKQQLGVQALSIANQSSQTLLSLFRN; encoded by the coding sequence ATGGCTACGAGCATCAATACGAACTACGGCGCAGCTGTCGCCCTGCAAAACCTCAATGCGACCAACGCCATGTTGGAGCGCACGCAAAACCGTGTCTCGACCGGCCTGAAAGTCGGCAGCGCCAAGGATAGCGGCGCCATCTACGCCATCGCCACAGGACAACGCGCCAACATGGGCGCCATGGATTCCGTGCGCGCCTCGCTGCAACGCGGCCAGTCGATCGTCGATGTGTCACTCGCGGCCGGCGATACGGTGACGGCGGCTCTGGAAGAAATGAAAGGGCTGGCCGTCAGCATCGCCGGTTCGACCGGCGCGACCCAGACCTCCTACCTGACCGAATTTCGCGCCCTGGGCGCCGAAATCACCTCCGCCCTGGCCGGCGCATCGTTCGATGGTGTGAACCTCTGGACCAACGCCGCTGCGACCAATGTGATCAAGGATGTCAGCGGCGGCACCACGTCCGTCGGCTTCACGGTCGCCGGCGGCATGGCCGGCGACACCGCCATCACCACCATCACCGACCAGTCCATCGCCGCCGGCGCGGCGACGACCGCTGCGGTGGACGCCGCCATCGCCAAGGTGACGGACGCTCTGTCGACGCTCGGCACCCAATCCAAGTCGGTCAGCCGCCAGGTGACCTTCCTGAACAAGCTTCAGGATGCGACCGAAGCGGGCATCGGCAATCTGGTGGATGCCGACCTGGCCAAGGAAAGCGCCAAGCTGACCGCCCTGCAAACCAAGCAACAGCTGGGCGTGCAGGCGCTGTCGATCGCCAACCAGAGCAGCCAGACGCTGCTGAGCCTGTTCCGGAACTAA
- a CDS encoding DUF4112 domain-containing protein, with translation MARRSIRDIENIWSNVEGVKKLSDRVIGIGPFGMGLDAMLTWVPVVGTAYTVGTGGWLMLQAVRAKATPATLARMGAYMAIDTATGTVPIAGDIVDTFFPGQLMAARALQKHIESTHWVEDTEANARATGDHEMHEARVQNDKTLKRIIYLHD, from the coding sequence ATGGCCAGACGGTCGATCCGGGATATCGAGAACATCTGGTCCAATGTCGAGGGCGTCAAGAAACTGTCGGACCGTGTGATCGGCATCGGCCCTTTCGGCATGGGGCTGGACGCCATGCTGACCTGGGTGCCGGTTGTCGGCACGGCATACACGGTCGGGACGGGCGGCTGGCTGATGCTTCAGGCCGTGCGGGCCAAGGCGACGCCGGCGACCCTGGCGCGCATGGGGGCCTATATGGCCATCGACACCGCCACGGGCACGGTGCCCATCGCGGGCGACATCGTCGACACCTTCTTTCCCGGACAGCTGATGGCGGCGCGGGCGCTGCAAAAGCACATCGAAAGCACCCATTGGGTCGAGGACACCGAGGCCAATGCGCGCGCCACCGGCGACCACGAGATGCACGAGGCTCGGGTGCAGAACGACAAGACGCTGAAGCGGATCATCTATCTGCACGATTGA
- a CDS encoding DUF1285 domain-containing protein, with translation MDNPKSGLNAVAEAAKQAPGKGLPPVHLWHPEHCGEIDIVIREDGVWMHEGSPIGRKELVRLFSTVLRKDPDGYHLVTPVEKLKISVEDLPFRAVAMRRERDALIFTTDVGDEVRASEADPIVVETDPATGEPAPRIHVRGDLWARIARSVFYEMVEMAQEVDGRLVVQSGGQVFSLGAVT, from the coding sequence ATGGATAATCCCAAGTCAGGACTGAACGCCGTGGCCGAGGCGGCCAAACAGGCGCCCGGCAAGGGGCTGCCGCCGGTCCACCTGTGGCATCCCGAGCATTGCGGCGAAATCGATATCGTCATCCGGGAGGACGGCGTCTGGATGCATGAAGGCTCGCCCATTGGCCGCAAGGAACTGGTGCGGCTGTTCTCGACGGTGCTGAGGAAGGACCCGGACGGCTATCACCTGGTCACGCCGGTCGAAAAGCTGAAGATCAGCGTCGAGGATTTGCCGTTTCGGGCTGTCGCGATGCGTCGGGAGCGCGACGCCCTGATTTTTACCACCGATGTCGGTGATGAGGTGAGGGCGAGCGAAGCCGATCCCATCGTCGTCGAAACCGATCCCGCGACGGGTGAGCCGGCGCCGCGCATTCATGTGCGCGGTGATCTGTGGGCTCGGATCGCACGGTCGGTCTTCTATGAGATGGTCGAAATGGCCCAAGAGGTCGACGGACGACTGGTCGTTCAGTCGGGCGGCCAGGTCTTCTCATTGGGCGCGGTGACGTGA
- a CDS encoding flagellin yields the protein MPSINTNYGAAVALQSLNKTNSELERTQNRINTGMKVSSAKDSGAIFSIATSQRAAASSQDAVRAGLQRTQSITDVALAAGDTITSALEEMKGLAVSIAGSTGAAQTSYLAEYNALGTEIASAISGASFDGVNSLTALGANAAITAVNTGSVAAGDATTANVDAAITATTSALSTLGTQSKSLGRQITFVNKLQDALEAGVGNLVDADLAKESAKLTALQTKQQLGVQALSIANQGSSILLGLFR from the coding sequence ATGCCCAGCATCAATACGAACTACGGCGCCGCAGTCGCTCTGCAGAGCCTCAACAAGACCAACAGCGAGTTGGAGCGGACCCAGAACCGCATCAACACCGGCATGAAGGTGTCGTCGGCCAAGGACAGCGGGGCGATTTTCTCCATCGCCACGTCCCAGCGCGCCGCCGCCTCTTCGCAAGACGCCGTCCGCGCCGGGTTGCAGCGCACTCAATCGATCACCGATGTGGCCCTGGCCGCCGGCGACACGATCACGAGCGCCCTGGAAGAGATGAAGGGTTTGGCCGTCAGCATCGCCGGTTCCACCGGCGCGGCCCAGACGTCCTACCTGGCTGAGTACAACGCCCTGGGTACGGAAATCGCCTCGGCGATCTCCGGCGCGTCGTTCGACGGCGTCAACAGCCTGACCGCGCTGGGAGCCAACGCGGCGATCACCGCTGTGAACACCGGCAGCGTTGCAGCCGGCGACGCCACGACCGCCAACGTCGATGCGGCCATCACCGCCACGACCAGCGCCCTGTCGACCCTGGGCACCCAGTCCAAGTCGCTGGGCCGTCAGATCACCTTCGTCAACAAGCTTCAGGACGCTCTTGAAGCCGGCGTGGGCAATCTGGTGGACGCCGATCTGGCCAAGGAAAGCGCCAAGCTGACCGCCCTGCAAACCAAGCAACAGCTGGGTGTGCAGGCGCTGTCGATCGCCAACCAGGGCAGCTCGATCCTGCTGGGCCTGTTCCGCTAA
- a CDS encoding flagellar protein FlaG has translation MTQNVERTVSLPPPIPEVPVSVRHEPVARNDNEDASRYRLTIEAVGDHHFVYKVLDRVTGEVIRQLPREEVEKLSRDPTYRGGKLIDTAV, from the coding sequence ATGACGCAGAATGTCGAAAGAACAGTAAGCTTACCTCCGCCAATTCCCGAAGTCCCCGTCTCCGTTCGTCACGAGCCTGTGGCGAGGAACGACAATGAGGACGCCAGCCGCTACCGCCTCACCATCGAAGCCGTTGGCGACCACCATTTCGTCTACAAGGTCCTGGACCGCGTGACGGGCGAGGTGATCCGGCAGCTTCCACGCGAAGAGGTGGAGAAGCTGAGCCGTGACCCGACCTATCGCGGGGGAAAATTGATCGATACAGCCGTCTGA
- a CDS encoding CCA tRNA nucleotidyltransferase: MSVSVKGQPWLESQATRAVMRALEAAGGAGCARFVGGCVRNSLLGQPVDDIDIATRLRPEQTMAALKAAGLKAVPTGVEHGTVTGVSERRPYEITTLRRDVETDGRRAVVAFTEDWAEDAARRDFRLNALYADAAGTVFDPTGGGLEDAAAGRIVFVRWAETRIREDYLRILRFFRFYAWYGRGEPDAVGLAACAKLKGGMAQLSAERVSKEMLKLLTAPDPRAAVRAMAETGVLAQVLPQAQPLALFEAMCDLTDDPVMRLAALLPADAGAVTEIAGSLRLSNAVRDRLAAAVADGPAVSPTMSYAEARAAIYRLGRRAFEDRLMRAEAAGEGGGAGLRALAADWTPPKMPVGGRDLARLGLTPGPETGRVLKAFEDAWVADDFPAEGHERRLKILIAAAERG, from the coding sequence ATGAGCGTCTCTGTGAAGGGACAGCCCTGGCTGGAGAGCCAGGCGACGCGGGCGGTGATGCGTGCGCTGGAAGCGGCGGGCGGTGCGGGCTGCGCGCGGTTCGTGGGCGGCTGCGTGAGGAACAGTCTGCTGGGGCAGCCCGTCGACGACATCGACATCGCCACGCGCTTGCGGCCCGAACAGACTATGGCGGCGCTGAAGGCGGCGGGGTTGAAGGCCGTGCCGACCGGCGTCGAGCACGGCACGGTGACGGGCGTGTCGGAGCGGCGTCCCTATGAGATCACGACACTGCGTCGTGATGTGGAGACGGACGGACGCCGCGCGGTGGTCGCCTTCACCGAGGACTGGGCCGAGGATGCGGCGCGGCGAGATTTTCGTCTGAACGCGCTTTACGCCGATGCGGCAGGGACGGTGTTCGATCCGACCGGCGGCGGGCTGGAGGATGCGGCGGCGGGGCGCATCGTTTTCGTCCGCTGGGCGGAGACGCGCATCCGCGAGGACTACTTACGCATCCTGCGCTTCTTCCGGTTCTACGCCTGGTACGGGCGGGGTGAGCCGGACGCCGTCGGGCTGGCGGCGTGCGCGAAGCTGAAGGGCGGCATGGCGCAGTTGTCGGCCGAGCGGGTGTCCAAGGAGATGTTGAAACTGCTGACGGCGCCCGACCCGCGTGCGGCGGTGCGGGCGATGGCCGAGACCGGCGTGCTGGCTCAAGTGCTGCCGCAGGCGCAGCCGCTAGCGCTGTTCGAGGCGATGTGTGACCTGACCGACGATCCTGTGATGCGGCTGGCGGCCTTGCTGCCCGCAGATGCGGGGGCTGTGACGGAGATCGCGGGTAGTCTGAGATTGTCGAACGCGGTGCGAGATCGGTTGGCGGCGGCGGTCGCGGACGGGCCTGCCGTTTCGCCGACGATGAGCTACGCCGAGGCGCGAGCGGCGATCTATCGTTTGGGACGCAGGGCGTTCGAGGATCGGCTGATGCGCGCCGAAGCGGCCGGCGAGGGCGGTGGCGCGGGGCTGCGGGCGCTGGCCGCCGATTGGACTCCGCCCAAGATGCCGGTGGGGGGGCGCGATCTGGCGCGTCTGGGCTTGACGCCAGGGCCGGAGACAGGACGGGTGTTGAAGGCGTTCGAGGACGCCTGGGTTGCTGACGACTTCCCTGCCGAGGGGCATGAGAGGCGGCTGAAGATCCTTATCGCGGCGGCTGAGCGCGGGTGA
- a CDS encoding endonuclease/exonuclease/phosphatase family protein, producing MTLIKLAANVTASALLLGFAAFGVAALSGIGHRWVDILAQFTSPVLLAAVGVTVVCLLFRLWPASIVGGLACVMLALSVWPQWTPTKGVPVPGQPIVRVYSANLYVFNTDVAAMRQSIAAADADILVLVELGQAPASRLDELLPDYPHRVLIGQARAGDHARSIIASRYPILQRLPERPDGLSAVGATVQTPIGPINVFGVHLTRPWPYQYQWGQITQVMALAERMKAAPDHPVIAAGDFNSVSSARIGKQIQSDLGLIPAPGWPGTWPSQIPAFAGITIDQVYRSPDLALITRRLGEPTGSDHRPVVTEFTRAQPPR from the coding sequence ATGACCCTCATCAAGCTGGCGGCGAATGTGACGGCGAGCGCCCTGCTGCTGGGCTTTGCGGCTTTCGGCGTGGCGGCGCTCAGCGGCATCGGCCATCGCTGGGTGGATATCCTGGCGCAGTTCACATCGCCGGTATTGCTGGCGGCCGTCGGCGTGACCGTGGTCTGTCTGCTCTTTCGGCTATGGCCGGCCTCGATCGTCGGTGGACTGGCGTGCGTAATGCTGGCCCTGTCGGTCTGGCCGCAATGGACGCCGACGAAGGGCGTGCCGGTTCCCGGCCAGCCGATCGTGCGGGTCTATTCGGCCAATCTGTATGTGTTCAACACCGATGTCGCAGCCATGCGCCAGTCCATCGCGGCCGCCGACGCCGACATCCTGGTGCTGGTCGAGTTGGGGCAGGCGCCGGCGTCGCGGCTGGACGAGTTGCTGCCGGACTATCCCCATCGCGTTCTGATCGGCCAGGCGCGCGCCGGCGACCACGCGCGCTCGATCATCGCCTCGCGCTATCCGATCCTGCAACGCCTGCCCGAGCGTCCTGACGGCCTCAGCGCCGTGGGCGCGACGGTTCAGACCCCCATCGGCCCCATCAACGTCTTCGGCGTCCACCTGACGCGGCCCTGGCCCTATCAATATCAGTGGGGTCAGATCACCCAGGTCATGGCCCTGGCCGAGCGGATGAAGGCCGCGCCAGACCATCCCGTCATCGCCGCCGGTGACTTCAACAGCGTCTCCAGCGCTCGAATCGGCAAACAAATCCAGTCCGACCTGGGCCTGATCCCCGCGCCCGGCTGGCCCGGCACCTGGCCCAGCCAGATTCCCGCCTTCGCCGGCATCACCATCGACCAGGTCTATCGTTCGCCGGATCTGGCCCTGATCACGCGCCGCCTGGGCGAGCCGACAGGATCCGACCACCGCCCCGTCGTCACCGAGTTCACCCGCGCTCAGCCGCCGCGATAA
- a CDS encoding flagellin, with the protein MPSINTNYGAAVALQSLNKTNSELERTQNRINTGMKVSSAKDSGAIFSIATAQRANASSQDAVRAGLQRTQSITDVALAAGDTITSALEEMKGLAVSIAGTTAGSAAETSYLAEYNALGLEITSAIAGASFDGVNSLTTPLGVAGVTDVSGGGKARADATTAKVDTAIATVTGALSTLGTQSKSLGRQITFVNKLQDALEAGVGNLVDADLAKESAKLTALQTKQQLGVQALSIANQGSSILLSLFR; encoded by the coding sequence ATGCCCAGCATCAACACGAACTACGGCGCCGCAGTCGCTCTGCAGAGCCTGAACAAGACCAACAGCGAGTTGGAGCGGACCCAGAACCGCATCAACACCGGCATGAAGGTGTCGTCGGCCAAGGACAGCGGCGCGATCTTTTCCATCGCCACGGCCCAACGGGCGAACGCCTCTTCGCAAGACGCCGTCCGCGCCGGCTTGCAGCGCACCCAGTCGATCACCGACGTGGCCCTGGCCGCCGGCGACACGATCACGAGCGCTCTGGAAGAAATGAAGGGCCTGGCTGTCAGCATCGCCGGAACGACGGCGGGTTCGGCGGCTGAAACCTCCTACCTGGCCGAATACAATGCGCTGGGCCTGGAAATCACGTCGGCGATCGCCGGCGCGTCCTTCGACGGCGTCAACAGCCTGACCACGCCTCTGGGCGTGGCCGGCGTTACGGATGTCAGCGGCGGCGGCAAGGCGCGAGCCGACGCCACCACCGCCAAGGTCGACACCGCCATCGCCACCGTGACCGGCGCCCTGTCGACCCTGGGCACCCAGTCCAAGTCGTTGGGCCGTCAGATCACCTTCGTCAACAAGCTTCAGGACGCTCTTGAAGCCGGCGTGGGCAATCTGGTGGACGCCGACCTGGCCAAGGAAAGCGCCAAGCTGACCGCCCTGCAGACCAAGCAACAGCTGGGCGTGCAAGCGCTGTCGATCGCCAACCAGGGCAGCTCAATCCTGCTGAGCCTCTTCCGCTAA
- a CDS encoding flagellin, with product MASVNTNYGAAVALQSLNKTNSELERTQNRINTGMKVSSAKDSGAIFAIATSQRASASAQDSVRSSIQRGQSIVDVALAAGDTITSALEEMKGLAVSIAGSTGAAKTSYENEFAALGQEIKSALDGASFDGVNLLKTASTGGTAVNVRIGTGATDTKTIGIATDLSANTDLAKFTAATPAVADFTSANVDLVMTAVTTALSTLGTQSKSLGRTVSFVNKLQDSLEAGVGNLVDADLAKESARLTALQTKQQLGVQALSIANQGSSILLSLFR from the coding sequence ATGGCGAGTGTGAACACAAACTACGGGGCTGCAGTCGCGCTGCAGAGCCTGAACAAGACCAACAGCGAGTTGGAGCGGACCCAAAACCGCATCAACACCGGAATGAAGGTGTCGTCGGCGAAGGACAGCGGGGCGATCTTCGCCATCGCCACGTCCCAGCGGGCGAGCGCCAGCGCTCAGGACTCGGTTCGCAGCTCGATCCAGCGCGGTCAATCCATCGTCGACGTGGCCCTGGCCGCCGGCGATACGATCACGTCCGCTCTGGAAGAGATGAAGGGCCTGGCCGTCAGCATCGCCGGTTCCACCGGCGCGGCGAAGACGTCCTATGAGAACGAGTTCGCGGCCCTGGGTCAGGAAATCAAGAGCGCGCTGGACGGCGCCAGCTTCGACGGGGTCAACCTGCTGAAGACGGCGTCCACGGGCGGTACGGCGGTCAACGTCCGTATCGGCACCGGCGCGACCGACACCAAGACGATCGGCATCGCCACCGATCTCAGCGCCAACACCGACCTGGCCAAGTTCACGGCGGCAACGCCAGCGGTCGCCGACTTCACCTCGGCGAACGTCGATCTGGTCATGACGGCTGTCACCACGGCGCTGTCGACCTTGGGCACCCAGTCCAAGTCGCTGGGCCGCACCGTCAGCTTCGTCAACAAGCTTCAGGACTCTCTTGAAGCCGGCGTTGGCAATCTGGTGGACGCAGACCTGGCCAAGGAAAGCGCCCGACTGACCGCTCTGCAAACCAAGCAACAGCTGGGCGTGCAGGCGCTGTCGATCGCCAACCAAGGCAGCTCGATCCTGCTGAGCCTCTTCCGCTAA